Proteins from one Acropora muricata isolate sample 2 chromosome 9, ASM3666990v1, whole genome shotgun sequence genomic window:
- the LOC136929496 gene encoding uncharacterized protein isoform X1, with protein MHLLVEKFKALAPRANPSTGATATRELGDTLTQLLEASLSATSLSTYRRPWYLYRHFQADKLQIQGPIFPILSEHLALFIAYLAEKKYASSTVLTYISALGFPHRLAGFPDLTKEDMIQLTLRGYSKLNPARDSRLPISLPILEHIISSCVHTQATLYNRRLLQGMYAIAFFAALRMGEITCQPKQTNRNLIFINQASFMKRNGDNIDTIKLTLRHYKHSNPADPVNIFIYQAQPVCPVTLLLAYLNLRGTSPGPLFCWPDLSPISRNFFTQALADSLRFCDLDVSEYKSHSFCIGAASWAASKGMSDAQIRAFGRWRSNAFLRYICAPSISST; from the coding sequence gtagagaaattcaaagcccTGGCACCCAGAGCCAACCCCTCTACCGGTGCAACTGCTACCAGAGAACTGGGAGATACTTTAACGCAGTTGCTAGAAGCAAGTTTGAGCGCCACTTCCTTGTCTACTTATCGTAGGCCTTGGTATCTGTACCGACACTTTCAGGCAGATAAGTTACAAATCCAGGGTccaatttttccaatattatcTGAGCATTTGGCCCTGTTTATTGCATACCTAGCCGAGAAAAAGTATGCTTCATCTACAGTATTGACTTACATTTCAGCTTTAGGCTTTCCTCATCGACTGGCCGGATTCCCTGACCTGACAAAAGAAGACATGATACAGCTAACACTAAGGGGTTATAGTAAACTTAATCCTGCTAGAGACTCACGTTTGCCAATTTCTTTACCCATTCTTGAACACATCATTTCTTCTTGTGTTCACACCCAGGCAACACTGTACAATCGGAGACTGTTGCAAGGAATGTATGCTATTGCCTTTTTTGCTGCCTTACGGATGGGCGAGATCACGTGTCAACCAAAACAAACCAAccggaatttaatttttattaaccAGGCAAGCTTTATGAAGCGCAACGGGGATAACATTGATACAATTAAGCTCACATTAAGACATTACAAACATAGTAATCCCGCCGATCCtgtgaatatttttatttatcaggcTCAACCAGTTTGCCCTGTTACTCTATTACTTGCATACTTAAATTTAAGGGGAACCTCTCCCGGTCCACTTTTTTGCTGGCCAGATCTCTCTCCCATTTCACGAAATTTTTTTACTCAGGCCTTAGCCGATTCCCTCCGTTTTTGTGATCTGGATGTGTCGGAGTATAAATCCCACAGTTTTTGTATAGGGGCAGCATCCTGGGCAGCGTCCAAGGGCATGTCTGATGCCCAGATTAGGGCCTTTGGTAGATGGCGATCTAATGCCTTTCTACGGTACATTTGTGCACCTTCTATAAGTTCAACCTAG